TGGTTAGCTGCCTGGATGACCAACTTGCGCATTTGCGATACCTCACGCGCTTTACCCCCGTCAATGGCAACGACATCATTGCCAGAAAAATCCTGAGGCGTGGCTTTGGGTAAAAAGCGTGTCGCCTGCTCAACAGCAGCCTGAGTGGCTACAGTTTTGCCACTGGCTGAAGGCCCGGAAACAATGATCGCCGGTCTTTCTGCCCATTTCTCGCCAGGGTAATGGTCGGTTGAGGCATAAAACAGGGCATTGCGGTATTCCCTGCTGTTTAATTCTTCTTCCAGTGCCAGACGATAGAGTTTAACCCCGTTCGCTCCCAGAAAATCCTGCATCGAGATGGTTGCGGAAGCCGGATCCACCGCCCGCTTGTGAGCATCGCCCTTGTAAGAGGGTTCCTTACCCGCCTCAATGGCAGCAATATGGGCAATCAGTTTTTTACGAAAATACTGCGGGTCATAGAGTCCCTCATCATTCGGCGGTGCGAGAGGATGGTGGGAGTCCGGTGGAACGCCCCGGTATAATTCAGCCTGAGCGTCTTCATTTAGACGTGAACTCACGAAGTGTTGCGTATCAATGTCAGTATAATGAGCAATTTGTGAATTTAATCGCTGTTGAATGGCCTCTTTGTCTTCATTCAACGACTCACGCAGCTTGTCTTTATCAACGGCCAAAATATCACTCGCTACAACGGGACCATTGTATAAATATAGACCAAATGCACAATAAAAAAGCGGCCATAAGGCCGCTTTTCATCTCTTGATTCACGTTAACGGAATAGCCGGATTGTCGGCAACATGGTATGGATTAAACCAAAGAATTGTAAGATATAAAGAATTAATACAATCAACACCAATACATTAAGCAAGGTTTTAATCGCCCCTGGCATGGGAATAAAGACATTGACGAGCCACATTAATACACCGGCGATAATAATCACCGCGATTAAATTAAGTAGTTCAGCCATGATAATTTCCTATCAGTGAACACATTGTAAGTATAGCAAAGAAGCAAGGGGATCGTTGAAAGGGGTTAGGAATAAACTGACTTTTGCACACGTGGATAGACATCCTGAGAGGGCGTCCATTGCGCATCCGCCGGAGAAGCTCAAGCTTGCGGAGTTAGGTAAAAATAAACGCAAGACCTTCAGCTAATCCGCGGACCGTGTCCCCTTTTGGCTCAGCAAATCCCGGATCTCGATTAAAATGGCCGCTTCCCGACTCAACTTTTCCGGGGCTTCGTCCTTTTTTTTCTGCAACAAATTGATGAGCTTAATCACCACGAAAATGGCAAAGGCGATGAGGGTAAAATCAATGACGGTTTGTAAAAAAGCCCCCCACTTGAGCACCGCATCCCCAATTTGAAAGGATTTATTCGCGACATTAACACCACCCAGCAGCAAACCGATAAGCGGCATGATGATGCCATCCACCAGCGAAGAAACGATTTTTCCGAAGGCGGCACCAATAATTACCGCAACGGCCAAATCAACCACATTGCCGCGCATGGCAAATTCTTTAAATTCACTGAAAAAACGCATCATCAATTCCCTTTCGTGCAGGCATGGCCATTTTAACGCATAAAATGGCCAGAGAGGTTAAAGGGTAGCCGATTTCACAGCATCCCCTACCATGTTTTTAATTTCTGCCAGTTTAGCTGTCAAATCATCCGGAACCAGACCGCCTCCCTGGGCCATGTCGTCACGGCCGCCGCCTTTACCGCACAGGTGCTTGACCAATAATCCCGCACTGGGCACCTGGCCTATCAGATTTTTGCTAATCCCTGCCACCACATTCATTTTTTCCTGATCAATGGCATACAGGAGGATGACGGCATTGTCCAATTTGGATTTCAATTGATCCAGGGTTGTACGCAAGCCCTGGCTGTCGGCATTGTCCAGTTTTTTAACCAGCAAATTCACTTTGCCGATTTTTACTGCCTCTGACAACAGATCGTCACCGGATTTTGCAGCCAACTTCGTTTGCAGGCGGGTCAATTCCTTCTCCTGCTGCCGCGTCTCATTTAACAATTGCGAGAGTTTTTCAACCGCCTGTGGCGTTGTAGTTTTTAATTTCCGGGCCACCTCATCCAGGCTGTCCAGCTGGCTGTTAATCCAGTTTAAGGCATGGCCGCCGGTCATCATTTCAATGCGACGTACGCCGCTGGCAATCCCGTATTCCGCTATGATCTTAAACAGACCGATGTCCCCTGTTCGGATGGCATGCGTACCGCCGCAGAGCTCTTTGGAAAATTCACCCAACGACAATACCCGGACTTCGTCACTGTATTTTTCACCAAACAAGGCCACCGCCCCGCTGTTCCTGGCCTTCTCAACATCCATTAATTCCGTCACGACGGGATGATTGGCACGGATTTGCTCATTCACCAGGCATTCGATCTGATGAATTTGTTCTGCCGTTAACGATTCGTAATGAGAAAAATCAAACCGCGCCCGCTCCGCGTCAACCAGGGACCCTTTCTGCTGCACATGGCCGCCAATGATCTGCTTTAATGCGGCATGCAATAAATGGGTGGCGGTGTGGTTTAAACGAATGGCGCCGCGACGAACAGAATCCACCTTCGCTTCGACGGCTTGTCCTACAACAAAGCGCCCTTTGAGAACCTCGCCGTAATGGACGATGGCCTGACCGACTCGTTGCGTGTCATCCACTCGAAACAAGGCATCGGGGCTGAGTAACTGACCTTTATCACCCACCTGACCGCCGCTTTCGGCATAGAAGGGTGTAGCCGCCAGCGCAATGGCGCCTTTCATCCCAGCCACCAGCACGTCGGTTGCTTTGCCTTCGCTTAACAAGGCCGTCACTGTGCTGGCCATTGCCTCCACCTCGTAGCCATGAAATGTGGATGTTTCCTGCAGTGGCGGCGATTGAGAATAATCGGTGGTGAACTGGCTCGCTGATTGGGATTGTTCCCGCTGCTGTTGCATGCAGCGATTAAATCCTTCAATGTCCACCGTTAAATCCTGCTCGCGGGCAATGTCCTGAGTCAAATCCAGAGGGAAGCCGTAAGTATCATAGAGCTTAAAGGCCACCTCCCCATTGATTTCGCGGCCGCTCATGGTTTGAATCTGATCCTTAAGCAAACGCAGCCCCTGTTCAAGCGTCCGGGCAAACTGATTTTCTTCCTGGGCAAGAACCCGTTCGATGGTTTCGCGCGTGTCAATCAATTCGGGGTAAGCATCACCCATCACGTCAATTAATGGCACCACCAGGCTTGAGAAAAAGGGCGATTGCAAGCCCAGTTTATTCCCATGCCGAACCGCGCGGCGGATAATGCGTCTTAACACATAACCCCGTCCTTCATTACCCGGCAAAACGCCATCGGCAATCAGGAATGAACAGGCGCGAATGTGATCCGCTATCACTTTAAGGGATGGGTGCGTGGTTTTGGTTGTCGGCGTTAATTTTTGTATGGCGCAGATGATGTGCTGGAAACTGTCGATTTCGTAATTGGTGTGAACGCCCTGCACCACAGCGGCAATGCGCTCAAGGCCCATGCCGGTATCCACCGAAGGCTTGGGCAGAGGATGCAACTCGCCCTGTTTATCGCGGTTGTATTGCATGAAAACCAGATTCCAGATTTCAATGTAGCGGTCGCCGTCAGCATCGGGACTGCCTGGCGGCCCGCCCGGAATGGATGGTCCATGATCATAAAAAATTTCAGTGCAGGGGCCGCAGGGTCCTGTATCGCCCATGGACCAGAAATTATCCTTCTCACCGCATCGTGAAAAGCGCTCCGGCGATACCCCCATTTCCTTTAACCAGATGTCCGCCGCCTCATCGTCGTCTTCAAACACGGTCACCCAGAGTTTTTCTGCGGGAAGCTTTAACACCCCGGTAAGAAATTCCCAGGCATAGCGAATGGCTTCGCGCTTGAAGTAATCGCCAAAACTGAAATTGCCAAGCATTTCAAAAAAGGTATGGTGTCTGGCCGTGTAGCCGACATTTTCAAGGTCATTGTGTTTACCCCCGGCCCGCACACACCGTTGTGAACTCACCGCCCGCGTATACGGGCGCGGCTCGAGACCTAAAAAGGTGTCTTTGAACTGCACCATGCCGGCATTGGTAAATAACAGGGTGGGATCATTACCGGGTACCAGTGAACTCGACGCCACAGCCTGATGACCTCGTTGAGAAAAATACTCAATAAATGCTTTTCTAATGTCTGAACTTTTCATGCTCTCACAACGTTTAAATTATCTTTAAAAACTCGAGCGATCATATCGCCAGGGAATCCACGGTACAGTAAAAATCGCTGCTGCTTTTTAAGCTCAGCTAACGAGGCAGGCCTCTGGGCCTTAAATTTTTTAAGCCAGACAGCCTGAGCATGGTCTGGCCAATTACCCTCTTCTTCTGCCAACACCTGGGCAATGATGTCCTCACTGACCCGCTGCGCCTCCAGTTCCTGGCGAATGCGCAAAGGGCCGTACCCTTGATTGATTCGGGTGCGGCATAACTGCTCGGCAAAACGAGCATCGCTTTGCAACTGCTGGTGTTGGCACACACGAAGCGCGTCTTCTGCTTCTTCCCGGCTGTACGCCTTTTGAATCAACTTGCCAACCAACTCCTGCGCACTGTGCTCCCGCCTGGCCAGCAGACGCAAGGCACAGTCGAACGCCTTAGTCATCGACCGTCTCAACCTCTTCTTCCACGGCAGCAACCGGCAGTTTCTTCACCAGCAGTTCAGCCCGAATTTGCTGTTCCAGTGTCTTGGCAATGGCAGGATTTTCTTTCAGAAAAACGCGAACGTTGTCTTTGCCCTGACCAATTTTTTCCTGCTTGTAGCTGTACCAGGCCCCTGATTTCTCAATCAGACCCAATTGCGTACCGAGATTGATGATTTCACTCTCGCGGGAAATCCCTTCATTATAAAGAATATCAAAATCAGTGGTGCGGAAAGGCGGAGCCACTTTATTTTTAACGACCTTAACGCGTGTCTCGCTGCCAAGCACCTCTTCTCCCTTTTTAATGGAGCCGACGCGGCGAATATCAAGGCGCACGGAAGAATAGAACTTCAACGCATTACCGCCGGTGGTGGTTTCAGGATTACCGAACATCACACCGATCTTCATGCGGATCTGATTGATGAAAATCACCAGGGTATTGGAGCGCTTAATATTGGCGGTCAGTTTACGCAGCGCCTGCGACATCAAACGCGCCTGCAGACCGACATGGGTATCCCCCATTTCGCCTTCAATTTCTGCCTTCGGCGTTAAAGCGGCAACCGAGTCGATGATGATGACATCCACAGCTGCGGAACGAACCAGCATGTCCGTGATTTCCAGTGCCTGCTCCCCGGTATCGGGTTGAGAAACCAGAAGCTCATCGACATTGACACCTAATTTGGCAGCATAGCTGGGATCCAGGGCATGTTCCGCATCGACAAACGCGGCGGTACCGCCCATTTTCTGGCACTCGGCAATCACTTGCAGGGTCAGCGTGGTTTTACCGGATGATTCCGGGCCGTAAATTTCAACAACACGCCCTTTCGGCAGACCGCCAATGCCGAGAGCAATATCCAGACCCAACGAGCCGGTGGAAATCGCCTCGATGTCCCGCTCTGCACTGCTGTCGCCCATGCGCATGACCGAGCCCTTGCCGAACTGGCGTTCAATTTGAGCCAGTGCAGCGCTCAGCGCTTTTTGTTTATTCTCTTCCATAGTTCATCACCTAGTATTCAAAGGGCAAATTATCACACAGATGGCCACTTGCAGCAAACGTCGCAATTACGCTTGAGGGTAGGCTTGATTCAACAAAAAAATCATGCCATGCAGGGCCTCGATACAGGACAGAAAACGAATCTGACTGCGGGAAGACGGCGAGTAAAGGCAGGAGCGGGACTGCATGAGGCCATTGCGCTCAGTAAAGGCAAAACAAACCGTCCCTACCGGCTTGGCTTCGGTACCGCCATCCGGCCCGGCAATGCCGGTGACCGCAAGGGCGACATGGGCATGACTGTGCTTCAAGGCACCGGCAGCCATGGCTTCTGCGGTTTGCAGGCTGACTGCACCGTATTGGGCCAGCAACCCGGCTTCAACCCCCAGTAACTCCTGTTTGGCCTCATTGCTGTAAGTGACAAACCCCCGATCAAACCAGGCCGAACTTCCCGGCAATTCCGTCAGCAGCGAGGCAATCAACCCGCCGGTACAGGACTCCGCCGTGGCAATGATTATTTTTTTGTCTTGCAGCAAGGCAGTGAGGGATTTCAGCAAAGGCTCTATGACTTCATTCATGTTCTCTATGCCTCAAAAAAAACCCCGCATGGTTGCGGGGCTTCTAATCCTTAGACACCATTACTCAGGCTTGGAGGCATCAGTAGCGGCATTATTGTCAGTCGGAGTGGTGGTGGTTTGGTTGTTGTTTTGATCAGCAGGCGCTGGCGCAGGCGTGGTTGTGGTGGTTTGCTCAACATTGGTCGCGGCATTGTCTTCCGCTTTTTTCTCAGCGTTATCACCGCACGCAGTCAGTAAGACAGCCAGGAATGAAGATACAGCCAAAAGGGCTAAACGTTTCATAGTTATTCTCCGTGTTTTTAACATTATTGTTATTCTAGATCACCAGCTATAGTCTAACAAAAATTTATCTTAAGTGAAGAAGTTAGCGTTGATTTACCGCAAATATGTTGATTCTGGATTGATTCCTTAACCCGTTAGCAGGCCAATACGGAATTCTTTGCACAGCACGATTTTAAAATAGCCTGATGACCGCCTTGACCCGCAGCATGAATTCACTGAAGCGGTAAGCGCCAATGACTGCCAGATTGACTAAATTCAGATCAGTTTTTTGCAATTTTTCCATCAATTAAGCTTTAGTTAATCCTAAAGAATTAAAATGACGCCAGATGATAAAAATTAAAACCAATCACGCGTTTGTGAAACGGTATTCTTCAAAGGTAACTTATGCATCCTGCCACTCATCAAGGCAATATTATTCGTCATCTTAACCGCTACCTTGATTGGCATAACAACCCCGTACGGATGAACAGGCAAGGGATTTGCAATGGCCTGGCCGCCGTGTACGT
This region of Legionella taurinensis genomic DNA includes:
- the recX gene encoding recombination regulator RecX, with the protein product MTKAFDCALRLLARREHSAQELVGKLIQKAYSREEAEDALRVCQHQQLQSDARFAEQLCRTRINQGYGPLRIRQELEAQRVSEDIIAQVLAEEEGNWPDHAQAVWLKKFKAQRPASLAELKKQQRFLLYRGFPGDMIARVFKDNLNVVRA
- a CDS encoding Thivi_2564 family membrane protein, which encodes MAELLNLIAVIIIAGVLMWLVNVFIPMPGAIKTLLNVLVLIVLILYILQFFGLIHTMLPTIRLFR
- a CDS encoding CinA family protein, coding for MNEVIEPLLKSLTALLQDKKIIIATAESCTGGLIASLLTELPGSSAWFDRGFVTYSNEAKQELLGVEAGLLAQYGAVSLQTAEAMAAGALKHSHAHVALAVTGIAGPDGGTEAKPVGTVCFAFTERNGLMQSRSCLYSPSSRSQIRFLSCIEALHGMIFLLNQAYPQA
- the mscL gene encoding large-conductance mechanosensitive channel protein MscL: MRFFSEFKEFAMRGNVVDLAVAVIIGAAFGKIVSSLVDGIIMPLIGLLLGGVNVANKSFQIGDAVLKWGAFLQTVIDFTLIAFAIFVVIKLINLLQKKKDEAPEKLSREAAILIEIRDLLSQKGTRSAD
- the recA gene encoding recombinase RecA is translated as MEENKQKALSAALAQIERQFGKGSVMRMGDSSAERDIEAISTGSLGLDIALGIGGLPKGRVVEIYGPESSGKTTLTLQVIAECQKMGGTAAFVDAEHALDPSYAAKLGVNVDELLVSQPDTGEQALEITDMLVRSAAVDVIIIDSVAALTPKAEIEGEMGDTHVGLQARLMSQALRKLTANIKRSNTLVIFINQIRMKIGVMFGNPETTTGGNALKFYSSVRLDIRRVGSIKKGEEVLGSETRVKVVKNKVAPPFRTTDFDILYNEGISRESEIINLGTQLGLIEKSGAWYSYKQEKIGQGKDNVRVFLKENPAIAKTLEQQIRAELLVKKLPVAAVEEEVETVDD
- the alaS gene encoding alanine--tRNA ligase, coding for MKSSDIRKAFIEYFSQRGHQAVASSSLVPGNDPTLLFTNAGMVQFKDTFLGLEPRPYTRAVSSQRCVRAGGKHNDLENVGYTARHHTFFEMLGNFSFGDYFKREAIRYAWEFLTGVLKLPAEKLWVTVFEDDDEAADIWLKEMGVSPERFSRCGEKDNFWSMGDTGPCGPCTEIFYDHGPSIPGGPPGSPDADGDRYIEIWNLVFMQYNRDKQGELHPLPKPSVDTGMGLERIAAVVQGVHTNYEIDSFQHIICAIQKLTPTTKTTHPSLKVIADHIRACSFLIADGVLPGNEGRGYVLRRIIRRAVRHGNKLGLQSPFFSSLVVPLIDVMGDAYPELIDTRETIERVLAQEENQFARTLEQGLRLLKDQIQTMSGREINGEVAFKLYDTYGFPLDLTQDIAREQDLTVDIEGFNRCMQQQREQSQSASQFTTDYSQSPPLQETSTFHGYEVEAMASTVTALLSEGKATDVLVAGMKGAIALAATPFYAESGGQVGDKGQLLSPDALFRVDDTQRVGQAIVHYGEVLKGRFVVGQAVEAKVDSVRRGAIRLNHTATHLLHAALKQIIGGHVQQKGSLVDAERARFDFSHYESLTAEQIHQIECLVNEQIRANHPVVTELMDVEKARNSGAVALFGEKYSDEVRVLSLGEFSKELCGGTHAIRTGDIGLFKIIAEYGIASGVRRIEMMTGGHALNWINSQLDSLDEVARKLKTTTPQAVEKLSQLLNETRQQEKELTRLQTKLAAKSGDDLLSEAVKIGKVNLLVKKLDNADSQGLRTTLDQLKSKLDNAVILLYAIDQEKMNVVAGISKNLIGQVPSAGLLVKHLCGKGGGRDDMAQGGGLVPDDLTAKLAEIKNMVGDAVKSATL